In a single window of the Hoyosella subflava DQS3-9A1 genome:
- a CDS encoding acyl-CoA synthetase — MALNIADLLEHAVDAVPDRTALICGDRQVTFAELDERANRLAHHLAAAGIGKGDHVGIYSRNSIEALESMIAVYKIRAVAINVNYRYVARELHYLFDNADLVALIHERSFADLVAEVLPEVPALRHVVVVEDGSDKDYSTYGGVSYEEALAAQSPERGFGERSADDLYVVYTGGTTGYPKGVMWRHEDVWRALGGGINFMTGEYVPDEWTMANDAKTNPGLVRLTMSPLIHGAAQWAAFGALFTGSPVVLVTRADAHEVWQAIEKHKVQVLTIVGDAMARPLLSAYAERTYDASSLLAVTSHAALFSQSVKEQFLATFPNIVLTDAIGSSESGFTGIGMVSKDGDYSQGPKVNFTKQAVLIDDDGNLVEPKPGAVGRMARTAHVPLGYYKDEKKSKTIFAEIDGKRYVIPGDYARYEEDGSVTLLGRGSGCINTGGEKVFPEEVEGALKSHPDVFDALVIGTPDERFGQRVSAVVQLRDDASIDVSELDAHLRTKVAAYKVPRSYWFVPEVHRQPSGKPDYPWAKAYVEENDAYATV, encoded by the coding sequence ATGGCACTGAACATCGCTGATCTGTTGGAGCACGCTGTCGATGCCGTGCCAGACCGCACGGCACTAATCTGTGGCGACCGTCAAGTGACCTTCGCGGAACTAGACGAGCGAGCCAACCGCCTTGCCCACCATCTCGCGGCAGCCGGGATAGGCAAAGGCGATCACGTCGGAATCTACTCACGGAACTCGATCGAGGCACTCGAATCGATGATCGCCGTGTACAAGATCAGAGCAGTCGCAATCAACGTCAACTATCGATACGTGGCGCGCGAGCTGCATTACCTATTCGACAACGCAGACCTGGTCGCACTTATACACGAGCGAAGTTTCGCAGACCTCGTGGCCGAGGTCCTTCCGGAAGTCCCCGCCCTCCGGCACGTGGTAGTCGTCGAAGACGGTTCTGACAAGGACTACTCCACCTACGGCGGTGTGTCTTACGAAGAAGCTCTCGCGGCACAGTCTCCTGAACGTGGCTTCGGGGAGCGCAGTGCTGATGACCTCTACGTCGTATACACAGGTGGAACGACCGGCTATCCCAAAGGGGTGATGTGGCGTCACGAAGACGTGTGGCGTGCCCTCGGCGGTGGCATCAACTTCATGACGGGCGAATACGTTCCGGACGAGTGGACGATGGCTAATGACGCAAAGACCAATCCCGGCCTCGTCCGGCTCACCATGTCACCGCTCATCCACGGTGCGGCCCAGTGGGCAGCGTTTGGCGCGCTATTCACAGGAAGTCCCGTCGTCCTCGTCACCCGCGCCGACGCCCACGAGGTGTGGCAGGCAATCGAGAAACACAAAGTTCAGGTACTGACTATCGTTGGCGACGCGATGGCCCGCCCGCTGCTCAGCGCCTATGCGGAGCGAACCTACGACGCGTCCTCACTCCTCGCGGTAACGAGCCACGCGGCGCTGTTCTCGCAGTCGGTGAAAGAGCAGTTCCTCGCGACCTTCCCGAACATTGTTCTCACCGACGCAATCGGCTCATCGGAAAGCGGCTTCACCGGCATTGGCATGGTCAGCAAAGACGGCGACTACTCCCAGGGGCCCAAGGTCAACTTCACGAAACAAGCCGTCCTCATCGACGACGACGGCAACCTCGTCGAACCGAAACCGGGCGCGGTCGGGCGCATGGCGCGAACCGCGCACGTGCCGCTCGGCTATTACAAGGACGAGAAGAAGTCAAAGACGATCTTCGCGGAGATCGACGGCAAGCGTTACGTCATCCCTGGCGATTACGCGCGTTACGAAGAGGACGGCTCTGTCACTCTCCTAGGGCGCGGATCGGGGTGCATCAACACCGGTGGCGAGAAGGTCTTCCCGGAAGAGGTGGAAGGTGCGCTGAAGTCTCACCCTGACGTGTTTGACGCGCTGGTCATCGGCACCCCCGACGAGCGGTTCGGGCAGCGCGTGAGTGCGGTAGTCCAACTGCGGGACGATGCCAGCATCGATGTCAGTGAACTCGACGCGCATCTGCGGACCAAGGTTGCCGCGTACAAGGTTCCGCGCAGCTACTGGTTCGTCCCAGAAGTGCATAGGCAGCCGAGCGGTAAACCTGACTACCCGTGGGCGAAAGCCTACGTGGAGGAGAATGATGCATACGCGACTGTGTGA
- a CDS encoding NAD(P)H-dependent flavin oxidoreductase — protein MHTRLCELLGIDYPIVAFTPSEHVAAAVTRAGGLGVLGCVRFNEASALDETLDWMDANTDGKPYGVDVVMPSKIPEEGTKGELSNHIPPEHREFVARTLRELGVPETKANDETGGVLGWLHSIARSHVDVSLKHRVSLIANALGSPPSDVIEQAHSHGVKVAALAGKAVHARSHVDNGVDIVVAQGYEAGGHTGEIASMVLLPEVVDQVGHDVPVLAAGGIGSGRQVAAALALGACGVWMGSYWLTTTEYLESMNNSSTMQEALVAATSSDTVRSRIYSGKPARLLKTRWTDAWQQPGAPTPLPMPLQNLLVSEAHQRIAASHDPTVVAMPVGQIVGRMNAVRPVAELMSELVSEYGDAVDRLQKTR, from the coding sequence ATGCATACGCGACTGTGTGAACTTCTCGGCATCGACTATCCGATCGTCGCGTTTACCCCTTCCGAGCACGTCGCCGCGGCGGTCACGCGAGCTGGCGGTCTCGGGGTATTGGGGTGTGTCCGATTCAACGAGGCCAGCGCGCTCGACGAAACCCTCGATTGGATGGACGCCAACACTGACGGAAAACCGTACGGCGTGGACGTGGTGATGCCGTCAAAGATTCCCGAGGAAGGCACCAAAGGCGAACTGAGCAATCACATCCCGCCTGAGCATCGTGAGTTTGTCGCCCGCACCTTGCGTGAGCTCGGAGTGCCGGAAACGAAGGCCAACGACGAGACGGGCGGCGTGCTCGGCTGGCTGCATTCCATCGCGCGCTCCCACGTTGACGTCTCGCTCAAGCACAGGGTGTCCCTGATCGCGAACGCTCTCGGCTCACCACCGAGCGATGTGATCGAACAGGCACATTCGCACGGCGTCAAAGTCGCGGCGCTGGCAGGCAAGGCAGTGCACGCCCGCAGCCACGTCGACAATGGAGTCGACATCGTTGTGGCACAAGGATACGAAGCTGGTGGCCACACGGGTGAGATCGCGTCGATGGTGCTTCTCCCGGAAGTCGTTGACCAGGTGGGGCACGATGTTCCCGTGCTTGCCGCTGGGGGCATCGGCTCGGGAAGGCAAGTGGCGGCGGCACTGGCTCTTGGCGCGTGCGGCGTCTGGATGGGCTCATACTGGCTGACAACTACTGAGTACCTGGAGTCAATGAACAACTCGTCGACAATGCAGGAAGCGCTCGTTGCAGCAACCTCGTCGGACACCGTGCGCTCCCGGATCTACTCAGGCAAACCCGCGCGGCTGCTCAAAACGCGCTGGACCGACGCATGGCAGCAGCCAGGCGCGCCGACGCCGCTACCGATGCCGCTGCAAAACCTGCTCGTTTCCGAAGCGCACCAGCGCATAGCAGCGTCCCATGATCCAACGGTCGTGGCGATGCCAGTCGGCCAGATTGTGGGCCGCATGAACGCCGTACGGCCCGTCGCGGAACTGATGTCAGAACTCGTTTCGGAGTACGGCGACGCCGTTGACCGACTGCAGAAAACCAGGTGA
- a CDS encoding Zn-ribbon domain-containing OB-fold protein: MTTDVAPLSAPLNIGFDYTRSLGPVLSRFMTALAQRQILGIKGSDGRVHVPPVEYDPVTAEPLTEFVEVGTEGTVLTWSWCPKPVEGQPIQQPFAWALIRLDGADAGLLHAVNVPSPSDIRTGMRVQVQWAEAPTGHIRDIAYFVPTDPGTSAAAPQAPPPPESKRDDEDRVTTIITPIQLAYDHTVSAEESRYLRALADGKLIGQRCAECGQVYIPPRGACPVDGVPTTTEVELPDTGIVTTFCIVNVPFLGQRITPPYVVAYVLLDGADIAFLHLVRGCDSADVRMGMRVRAVWRPKAEWQTSLSNIDYFTPTGERDAPIETFARHL, from the coding sequence GTGACGACTGATGTAGCACCGCTCAGCGCACCACTCAATATCGGATTCGACTACACCCGATCGCTCGGGCCTGTCCTGTCCCGATTCATGACTGCGCTCGCACAGCGGCAGATTCTCGGAATCAAGGGCAGCGATGGCCGAGTGCATGTGCCCCCCGTTGAATACGATCCCGTGACGGCCGAACCGCTCACCGAGTTCGTCGAAGTGGGTACCGAAGGAACAGTCCTTACCTGGTCCTGGTGCCCGAAGCCAGTCGAGGGTCAGCCAATCCAGCAACCCTTCGCCTGGGCGCTCATCCGGCTCGACGGTGCCGACGCCGGACTGCTCCACGCGGTGAACGTGCCGTCGCCCAGCGACATCCGTACCGGAATGCGCGTCCAAGTGCAGTGGGCGGAGGCACCCACCGGGCACATCCGGGACATCGCGTACTTCGTGCCCACTGATCCCGGAACCAGTGCAGCAGCGCCCCAAGCGCCGCCACCTCCAGAATCAAAACGTGATGACGAGGACCGGGTAACCACGATCATCACGCCGATCCAGCTCGCCTACGATCACACCGTCTCCGCGGAAGAAAGCCGCTACTTGCGTGCTCTCGCCGACGGCAAACTGATCGGACAGCGCTGCGCCGAGTGTGGCCAGGTGTACATCCCGCCGCGCGGTGCATGCCCCGTCGATGGTGTACCTACCACCACTGAAGTTGAGCTGCCCGATACTGGCATCGTCACCACGTTCTGCATAGTCAATGTGCCGTTCTTGGGGCAGCGCATAACACCGCCTTACGTGGTGGCGTATGTCCTTCTCGATGGCGCGGACATCGCATTTCTGCACCTGGTGCGTGGGTGTGATTCCGCCGACGTCCGCATGGGAATGCGCGTCCGCGCAGTGTGGCGCCCCAAAGCAGAATGGCAGACCTCCCTCAGCAACATCGACTACTTCACGCCGACCGGCGAGCGTGACGCTCCCATCGAGACCTTTGCGAGGCACCTATGA
- a CDS encoding crotonase/enoyl-CoA hydratase family protein yields MVDPGTGTDTKTEPHALIERRGGTLIVTLNRPHARNALTGEMLSIMTEAWDTVDSDSEIRCSILTGAGGAFCAGADLKNMSQNNPGKAMSGGGWDPSAIPGLLKGRRLTKPLIAAVEGPAIAGGTEILQGTDIRVAGQSAKFGISEVKWSLFPMGGSAVRLPRQIPYTVAADLLLTGRHITAAEAKEIGLIGHVVPDGSALEKALEIADQICANGPLAVRAILQTMRETEAMPEEEAFKIESKIGVKVFLSEDAKEGPRAFTEKRRPVFRGQ; encoded by the coding sequence ATGGTGGATCCTGGCACTGGGACCGATACCAAAACTGAACCGCACGCGCTGATCGAACGGCGCGGCGGCACACTGATTGTCACCCTGAACCGGCCACACGCACGCAACGCCCTGACCGGTGAAATGCTGTCCATCATGACCGAAGCGTGGGACACCGTGGACTCGGATTCTGAGATCCGCTGCAGCATTCTCACGGGTGCAGGCGGTGCGTTTTGCGCAGGGGCGGACCTCAAAAACATGAGCCAGAACAATCCCGGCAAAGCGATGTCAGGTGGCGGCTGGGACCCCTCGGCCATTCCCGGACTCCTGAAAGGCCGCCGACTAACCAAACCCCTGATCGCGGCAGTCGAGGGCCCTGCCATCGCGGGGGGTACCGAGATCTTGCAGGGCACCGACATTCGCGTCGCCGGTCAAAGCGCGAAGTTCGGGATCTCCGAGGTGAAATGGAGCCTGTTTCCCATGGGCGGGTCCGCTGTGCGCCTCCCCCGCCAGATCCCCTACACCGTCGCAGCTGATCTGCTACTCACAGGCCGCCACATCACCGCGGCCGAGGCGAAAGAAATTGGACTGATTGGCCATGTCGTCCCTGATGGTTCAGCGCTCGAAAAAGCGCTCGAGATAGCCGATCAGATCTGCGCCAACGGGCCACTCGCCGTCCGCGCGATTCTCCAGACCATGCGCGAGACAGAGGCAATGCCAGAAGAAGAGGCATTCAAGATCGAGTCAAAGATCGGGGTCAAGGTCTTCCTCAGCGAAGATGCGAAGGAGGGGCCCCGGGCATTCACGGAAAAGCGTCGACCAGTCTTCCGGGGGCAGTGA
- a CDS encoding alpha/beta fold hydrolase: protein MPPVAQIDSCHARTPAASAPPAGNRGLAVLIAVTMPVLFGVVSGIFTPRGPVTTGEALTTMALALAIGVIAGAAVRSRWAIVFVPVVFIAALEVTRMPITGPTVDAVRLDTQLGWIAFVTGRGIHGLLAVAPLILGAIFGAAYARRHKRELAAPRRFTQRIGLYSRRTLTALLTLTLIALALGVARPAGTDPIVDADGTALPGSIAELTTVTLDGRELGVMIRGHDVRNPILMFVAGGPGGSELGAMRRHLSALEHDFTVVTLDQRGTGKSYAELDPASTLTFDRGVSDVIDLASYLRERFGTDSIYLVGQSYGSLVGVRAAQQRPDLFTAYIGVGQMVSPAETDQITYLDTLAWARASGNREVIEELTAIGPPPYERMSDYEPVLTHETPDVYPYDHSVNSEGAGQFSENLFVREYTLLEQIHALGAFMDVASILYPQLQEIDLRVDALKLDIPVYLMQGRFEARGRAELAEEWFDMVQAPHKEVLLFDTSGHRPLFEQPEVFHDAMVRIEGQR, encoded by the coding sequence ATGCCACCAGTCGCGCAGATCGACAGTTGCCATGCGAGGACACCTGCGGCATCAGCGCCACCCGCCGGGAATCGCGGACTCGCCGTGCTCATCGCGGTCACAATGCCAGTTCTGTTCGGTGTCGTTTCGGGGATTTTCACCCCACGGGGTCCGGTCACTACGGGTGAAGCATTGACAACGATGGCGCTCGCGCTGGCAATCGGCGTCATCGCCGGGGCAGCCGTTCGGTCCCGTTGGGCCATTGTGTTCGTCCCAGTCGTTTTCATCGCGGCGCTTGAGGTCACCCGGATGCCGATCACAGGGCCGACAGTCGACGCCGTTCGACTGGACACCCAGCTGGGATGGATAGCGTTCGTGACCGGCCGCGGGATTCACGGTCTCCTGGCGGTCGCACCCCTCATCCTTGGCGCGATCTTTGGCGCCGCCTACGCCCGCCGCCATAAGCGCGAACTTGCGGCGCCACGGCGGTTCACACAACGAATTGGGCTTTACAGCCGACGCACTCTGACGGCACTGCTCACCCTCACGCTGATTGCTCTCGCCCTGGGTGTTGCGCGGCCCGCGGGCACTGACCCGATCGTCGACGCGGACGGGACCGCACTGCCCGGCAGCATCGCGGAACTCACCACCGTGACGCTCGATGGCCGCGAACTCGGTGTCATGATCCGCGGACATGACGTCCGCAACCCAATCCTGATGTTCGTCGCTGGCGGGCCTGGCGGCTCCGAACTCGGGGCGATGCGGCGGCACCTGTCTGCGCTCGAACACGACTTCACTGTTGTCACTCTCGACCAGCGTGGCACCGGAAAGTCGTATGCAGAACTAGATCCGGCATCCACGCTCACTTTCGACCGTGGGGTGAGCGACGTCATCGACCTGGCCAGCTACCTTCGCGAGCGTTTCGGCACGGATTCGATATACCTCGTCGGCCAATCGTACGGGTCACTCGTCGGTGTGCGCGCGGCCCAACAGCGCCCAGACCTTTTCACGGCGTATATCGGCGTGGGTCAGATGGTCAGCCCGGCTGAGACCGACCAGATTACCTACCTCGACACTCTTGCCTGGGCCCGGGCCAGTGGGAACCGGGAAGTCATCGAGGAGCTCACCGCGATCGGCCCTCCACCCTACGAGCGGATGAGCGACTACGAGCCAGTGCTGACACATGAGACACCCGATGTGTATCCGTACGATCACAGCGTCAACTCCGAAGGCGCCGGACAGTTTTCGGAGAACCTCTTCGTGCGGGAGTACACGCTGCTGGAGCAGATTCACGCGCTCGGTGCATTTATGGACGTCGCCAGTATCTTGTACCCCCAACTACAGGAAATCGATCTGCGAGTCGATGCGCTGAAACTCGATATTCCGGTGTACTTGATGCAGGGCCGCTTCGAGGCTCGCGGCCGCGCCGAGTTGGCAGAGGAGTGGTTTGACATGGTGCAGGCGCCACACAAAGAGGTGCTCCTCTTCGACACGTCTGGGCATCGGCCACTTTTCGAGCAGCCTGAGGTTTTCCACGACGCGATGGTACGAATCGAAGGTCAGCGATAG
- a CDS encoding TetR/AcrR family transcriptional regulator: protein MSGDWLGAARSAHAAERILDAAARLFAERGVAATQMADIAQEAGCSRATLYRYFDNRQAVRTAFVHREARRIGAVVADEVSEIADPGERLVEGTLTALRAVRSDPLLIAWFRSIDAVLSAEISQTSEVIQAMAAAFLPAAIAPAEERAQLARWTTRIIVSLLTMPGRDDADERGMLEKFLAPAVAGTQP from the coding sequence ATGAGCGGTGATTGGCTTGGAGCAGCACGTTCGGCACATGCCGCTGAACGAATCCTCGACGCGGCAGCACGACTCTTCGCTGAGCGTGGTGTTGCAGCCACACAAATGGCCGATATAGCCCAGGAAGCGGGGTGCTCGAGAGCGACGTTGTACCGCTACTTCGACAACCGCCAGGCTGTACGGACCGCATTTGTCCATCGCGAGGCCCGGCGGATCGGTGCAGTGGTGGCCGATGAGGTCAGCGAAATTGCGGATCCGGGGGAGCGGCTTGTCGAGGGGACGCTCACGGCCCTGCGGGCGGTCCGGTCTGATCCGCTGCTGATCGCCTGGTTCCGATCGATCGATGCGGTTCTCAGTGCCGAGATCAGTCAGACATCGGAGGTGATTCAGGCGATGGCCGCCGCGTTCCTGCCGGCAGCAATCGCCCCGGCCGAAGAAAGGGCACAACTGGCCCGGTGGACGACGCGCATTATTGTCTCGCTGCTAACGATGCCAGGGCGGGACGACGCTGATGAACGCGGCATGCTCGAGAAGTTCCTCGCCCCGGCGGTTGCTGGCACACAACCGTAA
- a CDS encoding thiolase domain-containing protein, whose product MRNAAVVGFAQSPSVRSTQGTTNGVEMLVPVLSEIFAQTGLTKADIDFWCSGSSDYLAGRAFSFIAAVDAIGAFPPINESHVECDAAWAVYEAWIKILTGEADTALVYGFGKSSAGELRRVLSLQLDPYTVAPLWPDSISLAAMQARLGLESGRWTEDDMAAVAARSLADATSNPHAQRSGALTDNAPLIADPLHSYDVAPISDGAAALILTTEERARDLIERPAIISGIDHRIDSAVLGARDLTDSPSTRTAAAAAGARDIEIAELHAPFSHQELILREALELSDAVRINPSGGPLAGNPMFAGGLIRIGEAAKRVHSGDASRVLAHATSGPLLQQNLVAVMEAQS is encoded by the coding sequence ATGAGAAACGCAGCTGTCGTTGGTTTCGCCCAATCCCCCAGTGTCCGCTCGACGCAAGGCACTACGAACGGCGTGGAGATGCTGGTTCCTGTACTTTCGGAGATTTTCGCGCAGACGGGGCTGACAAAAGCCGACATCGACTTCTGGTGCTCAGGTTCGTCCGATTACCTTGCAGGGCGAGCGTTCTCTTTCATCGCAGCGGTTGACGCTATCGGCGCTTTCCCGCCGATCAACGAATCACACGTCGAATGTGATGCGGCGTGGGCTGTCTATGAGGCATGGATCAAGATTCTCACCGGCGAGGCCGACACCGCGCTGGTGTATGGCTTCGGAAAATCGTCGGCGGGTGAGTTGCGCCGCGTGCTCAGTCTGCAACTCGACCCGTACACCGTCGCCCCGCTCTGGCCCGACTCCATCAGCCTCGCTGCGATGCAAGCCCGGCTGGGTCTCGAATCAGGACGGTGGACCGAGGATGACATGGCCGCGGTTGCCGCACGCAGTCTCGCAGATGCCACGAGCAATCCTCACGCGCAGCGCTCTGGCGCGCTAACTGACAATGCACCGCTGATAGCGGACCCGCTGCACTCATATGACGTCGCACCGATCTCAGACGGCGCTGCTGCACTGATCCTCACCACCGAGGAACGCGCCCGCGACCTCATCGAACGACCTGCAATCATCAGTGGGATCGATCATCGCATCGACTCCGCCGTGCTCGGCGCACGTGATCTCACTGATTCACCGTCCACCCGCACCGCCGCAGCAGCGGCAGGTGCCCGCGACATCGAGATCGCGGAATTACACGCGCCGTTCAGTCACCAGGAACTCATCCTGCGCGAGGCACTGGAACTCAGCGACGCCGTGCGGATCAACCCGTCTGGTGGACCACTCGCAGGCAACCCCATGTTCGCGGGCGGTCTCATTCGAATCGGTGAAGCTGCCAAACGCGTCCATTCAGGTGACGCGTCACGCGTACTCGCGCATGCCACGAGCGGTCCGCTCCTGCAACAGAACCTCGTCGCCGTCATGGAGGCACAATCATGA
- a CDS encoding cytochrome P450: MSQHMSHPVRFDLRSGESWRDPWPMYAALRDHDPIHHVVPEGREGREDIDYYVLSRFVDVYAAARDTSTFSSAEGITVQYGDLDKLGLGEHRPFVFTDPPDHTVFRRRVARGFTPRQVQTIAPAVRNFVVERIERLRSAGEGDIAAELFKPLPTMVVAHYLGVPEEDRPQFDEWTHAIVGATATGENTAAEAAIADMMQYCTALIERRRVEPGDDTIAHLVASGLGQKGDVAGMLSILGFAFTMISGGNDTTTGNLGGAVQLLEMFPDERRRLINDMDLIPDSANEFLRLTSPVQGLARTATRDVVYESATIPAGRRVLLLYASANRDERAFGPDAGQLDVTRKPKNILTFSQGSHHCLGAAAARMQAQIALEELLARCPNFTIDIEGVRYAEGNYVRWPTSVPFRAEA, encoded by the coding sequence ATGAGTCAGCATATGTCTCATCCAGTTCGCTTCGACCTGAGGTCGGGAGAATCGTGGCGAGATCCCTGGCCGATGTACGCGGCGCTCCGCGATCACGACCCGATACACCACGTCGTTCCAGAGGGACGCGAAGGCCGCGAAGATATCGACTACTACGTCCTTTCCCGTTTCGTCGACGTCTACGCCGCCGCGCGCGATACGTCGACCTTCTCGTCGGCGGAGGGGATCACGGTCCAGTATGGCGATCTCGACAAACTCGGTCTCGGCGAGCATCGGCCGTTCGTGTTCACCGACCCGCCCGACCACACCGTGTTTCGCCGCCGGGTAGCGCGGGGGTTCACTCCTCGGCAGGTACAGACGATTGCGCCGGCTGTACGGAACTTCGTCGTCGAACGTATTGAGCGACTGCGATCCGCCGGAGAAGGCGATATTGCTGCGGAATTGTTTAAACCTCTTCCGACCATGGTTGTTGCCCATTACCTGGGCGTGCCGGAAGAGGATAGACCGCAGTTCGACGAATGGACGCATGCGATAGTCGGTGCAACCGCTACAGGCGAGAACACCGCCGCCGAGGCTGCGATCGCCGACATGATGCAGTACTGCACAGCACTGATCGAGCGCCGCCGCGTTGAGCCGGGCGATGATACGATCGCCCACCTCGTGGCATCGGGTCTCGGCCAGAAGGGCGATGTCGCTGGCATGCTGTCGATTCTCGGCTTCGCGTTCACGATGATCTCCGGCGGAAACGACACCACGACGGGGAATCTCGGTGGTGCGGTGCAATTGCTGGAGATGTTCCCGGACGAGCGGCGCCGGCTCATCAACGACATGGACCTCATCCCTGATTCCGCTAATGAGTTCCTGCGGCTCACCTCGCCGGTGCAGGGACTGGCGCGCACAGCAACGCGGGACGTCGTTTACGAGAGCGCGACCATACCTGCTGGGCGCCGGGTGCTGCTGCTGTACGCATCAGCGAACCGGGACGAACGAGCATTCGGCCCCGACGCTGGCCAGCTTGACGTGACACGCAAGCCAAAGAACATCCTCACCTTCAGCCAGGGAAGCCATCACTGCCTTGGGGCGGCAGCCGCGCGTATGCAAGCCCAGATCGCACTGGAAGAGCTGCTGGCCCGCTGCCCAAATTTCACAATTGACATCGAGGGCGTCCGCTACGCGGAAGGCAACTACGTGCGCTGGCCCACCAGCGTGCCGTTCCGGGCGGAAGCATGA
- a CDS encoding thiolase domain-containing protein, whose product MSARRAAILGTGQTHHRTKRTDVSMPGLIREAIDRAMADAHVEWRDIDAVVIGKAPDLFEGVMMPELFLADALGAVGKPLLRVHTAGSVGGSTSIVAATQVMAGVHRRVLAVAFEKQSESNAMWGLSIAPPFSMPVGAGAGGYFAPHVRAYIQRSGAPEHIGAMVAVKDRRNGALNPYAHLRQPDITLESVQASQMLWDPIRYDETCPSSDGACAMVIGDEEAAAAVDGTVAWIHATAMRTEPTTFAGRDQVNPQAGKDAAAALWRAAGIDDPLREVDAAEIYVPFSWFEPMWLENLGFARDTPGWKLTEAGATERSGELPVNPSGGVLCSNPIGASGMLRFAEAAKQVMGRAGDYQIDGARKALGHAYGGGSQYFAMWLVGADKPE is encoded by the coding sequence ATGAGCGCACGTCGAGCGGCAATACTCGGCACGGGACAAACGCACCACCGAACGAAACGCACCGACGTCTCGATGCCTGGTCTCATCCGTGAGGCTATCGACCGCGCGATGGCCGACGCTCACGTCGAGTGGAGAGATATCGACGCAGTCGTCATAGGCAAGGCACCGGACCTCTTTGAGGGCGTCATGATGCCGGAACTTTTCTTAGCCGATGCACTCGGCGCCGTAGGCAAGCCATTGCTTCGAGTGCACACGGCGGGCTCGGTCGGCGGTTCCACATCGATTGTCGCCGCGACCCAGGTGATGGCAGGAGTACACCGCCGAGTGCTCGCCGTGGCGTTCGAGAAGCAATCCGAGTCAAATGCGATGTGGGGGCTATCAATTGCACCGCCGTTCTCGATGCCGGTGGGCGCGGGCGCTGGCGGGTACTTCGCACCCCACGTGCGTGCCTACATTCAGCGGTCCGGCGCACCCGAGCACATCGGCGCGATGGTCGCAGTGAAGGATCGCCGAAACGGTGCCCTCAATCCGTACGCGCATCTGCGCCAGCCCGACATCACACTCGAGTCAGTTCAGGCATCCCAGATGCTGTGGGATCCAATCCGTTACGACGAAACCTGCCCTTCCTCTGACGGTGCGTGCGCGATGGTCATCGGTGACGAAGAGGCGGCCGCTGCTGTGGACGGAACCGTTGCGTGGATTCACGCAACCGCGATGCGCACCGAGCCGACCACCTTCGCAGGACGTGACCAAGTGAACCCACAGGCCGGGAAGGACGCTGCCGCCGCCCTGTGGCGCGCAGCCGGAATTGACGATCCGCTGCGCGAAGTCGATGCGGCTGAGATCTATGTTCCTTTCTCGTGGTTTGAGCCGATGTGGTTGGAGAACTTGGGATTCGCGCGTGACACACCCGGCTGGAAGCTCACCGAAGCAGGTGCGACTGAGCGCAGCGGAGAATTGCCCGTCAACCCATCAGGCGGAGTGTTGTGCTCCAACCCGATCGGTGCATCCGGCATGCTGCGCTTCGCCGAAGCCGCCAAACAAGTGATGGGACGCGCCGGGGACTACCAGATCGATGGCGCACGGAAAGCACTCGGCCACGCGTACGGCGGCGGATCACAGTACTTCGCGATGTGGCTGGTGGGAGCAGACAAGCCGGAATGA